From a region of the Methanosarcinales archaeon genome:
- a CDS encoding YbjQ family protein, protein MILVNTDTITGKEIVETLGLARGSSIQTKHIGKDIMSVLRHIVGGELVEYSKMLEESREKAINRMVDDAEKMGANAVINVRFMTSMVMSGAAEILAYGTAVKIRDT, encoded by the coding sequence ATGATTTTAGTAAATACTGATACTATAACTGGAAAAGAGATTGTAGAAACCCTGGGACTTGCCAGGGGAAGCTCCATCCAGACCAAACATATCGGAAAGGACATCATGTCAGTCCTCCGCCATATAGTGGGTGGAGAGCTGGTGGAATATTCAAAGATGCTTGAAGAATCACGGGAAAAAGCCATCAACCGGATGGTGGACGATGCCGAAAAAATGGGGGCAAATGCGGTCATAAATGTTCGGTTCATGACATCCATGGTAATGTCAGGAGCTGCCGAGATACTGGCATACGGGACTGCAGTTAAGATCAGGGATACGTAG